A part of Cannabis sativa cultivar Pink pepper isolate KNU-18-1 chromosome 6, ASM2916894v1, whole genome shotgun sequence genomic DNA contains:
- the LOC115695526 gene encoding LOB domain-containing protein 24: protein MSSLSSSSHHTRCAACKYLRKSCPSDCIFSPYFPSNNPQRFSFVHKVFGASNVGKMLKRLPVELRGEAADTMHFEATCRIENRVYGCVGIISQLQQQIQHVETELAMTRAEIALFSSTSSCSSNPNPNFSDYAEIIQEPHFQEEYSNLNSFTQSQQNDNNVIGQYDNHFFKF from the exons ATGagttcattatcatcatcatcacatcATACTCGTTGTGCTGCTTGTAAGTATTTGAGAAAGAGTTGCCCTTCAGATTGCATTTTCTCTCCATATTTTCCTTCCAACAATCCTCAACGATTTTCTTTTGTTCATAAAGTTTTCGGGGCCAGCAATGTCGGGAAAATGCTCAAG cGATTACCGGTAGAACTGCGTGGTGAAGCAGCAGATACTATGCATTTCGAGGCGACATGTAGAATAGAGAATCGAGTTTATGGATGTGTCGGGATTATTTCTCAGTTACAACAACAAATACAGCATGTTGAGACTGAATTGGCTATGACAAGAGCTGAGATTGCTTTGTTTTCTTcaacttcttcttgttcttctaATCCTAATCCTAATTTTAGTGATTATGCTGAGATTATACAAGAACCCCATTTTCAAGAAGAATATTCTAACCTCAACAGCTTCACACAATCACAACAAAATGATAACAATGTTATTGGACAGTATGATAATCATTtcttcaaattttaa
- the LOC115695861 gene encoding pentatricopeptide repeat-containing protein At2g13600-like, translating to MVVKSSLLGTWKQTLWTRLFSGFSRALSSTQKDNIILTNAFITEQCCNGRLDVARDVFDRMPNRTVVSWNTMISGYSKRGRYFEALSLVSMMQRGNTKLNETTFSTILSVCGRSGSMDEGKEVHCLVLKSGFESFELVGSALLFFYLSCYQIEDAKRVFEELRGGNELVWSVMLVGYVQCSLLRDALDVFMKMPKRDVVGWTALISGYAKSENGCEKALELFKSMRDDGVVPNEFTLDCVIRACGRLGVISTGKSVHGLVIKHGFEFEHSIGGALIEFYSGFAATTCAKIVYEGIRNPNVNASNSLMAGLISMNRIKEAKMIFDGLKEKDPVSCNLMIKGYAMIGKVEESKRLFEKMKQKTIISSNTMISVYSRNGEIDKALDLFEQTRGKKDTVTWNSMMSGFVHNYQHEEALKLYLSMRKSSVDCTRSTFSVLFHACSCLGSLLLGQSLHGQLNKTPFESNVYVGTSLIDMYSKCGNLADAQKSFICISSPNVAAWTALINAYAHHGLGSEALLQFENMLKTEIIPNAATFVAVMCACRYAGLTKEGMRIYHSMRKDYGLVPTLEHYACVVDLLGRSGHLQEASEFIEEMPIEPDGVIWGALLNACWFWMDMKLGERVAEKMFSLEPKPLYAYIILSNIYAVLGKWEEKMKVRKRLRLIEAKKGPGCSWIELNSRVHVFSVEDKTHPHCNLIHDTLEHLTANTNSLMQFDFVSMPT from the coding sequence ATGGTGGTGAAATCTTCTTTGCTTGGAACTTGGAAACAAACTCTATGGACCAGATTATTTTCGGGATTTTCTCGAGCTTTGTCGAGTACTCAAAAAGACAACATAATTCTCACAAACGCTTTTATCACAGAGCAGTGTTGTAATGGCCGACTTGATGTTGCCCGGGATGTGTTTGATAGAATGCCCAACAGAACGGTTGTATCGTGGAACACAATGATTTCTGGATACTCGAAGCGGGGAAGATACTTTGAGGCTTTGTCTCTTGTTTCCATGATGCAAAGAGGGAATACGAAATTGAATGAAACCACTTTTTCGACAATCCTTAGTGTATGCGGGCGATCAGGGTCGatggatgaaggaaaagaggttCATTGTCTGGTTTTGAAGTCGGGTTTCGAAAGTTTTGAGCTTGTAGGGAGCGCGTTGTTGTTTTTCTATCTGAGTTGTTATCAGATTGAGGATGCCAAGCGAGTTTTCGAAGAGCTTCGTGGTGGGAACGAATTAGTTTGGAGTGTGATGCTTGTTGGATATGTTCAGTGTAGTTTGTTGAGAGATGCTTTGGATGTGTTTATGAAAATGCCAAAAAGAGACGTTGTGGGGTGGACTGCTTTGATTTCGGGGTATGCAAAGAGCGAAAATGGGTGTGAGAAGGCTTTGGAGTTGTTTAAATCAATGAGGGATGATGGTGTGGTGCCAAATGAATTCACTCTTGATTGTGTTATCAGAGCTTGTGGCAGATTGGGTGTGATAAGTACAGGGAAGTCTGTTCATGGGCTTGTCATTAAACATGGTTTTGAATTCGAGCACTCGATTGGTGGCGCGTTGATAGAGTTTTATTCTGGTTTTGCAGCTACCACTTGTGCCAAAATAGTTTATGAGGGAATAAGAAATCCTAATGTAAATGCTTCTAATTCACTTATGGCAGGGCTTATATCCATGAATAGGATCAAAGAGGCAAAGATGATTTTTGATGGGCTTAAAGAAAAAGATCCAGTTTCTTGTAATTTGATGATTAAAGGGTATGCAATGATTGGTAAAGTGGAGGAATCAAAGAGATTGTTTGAGAAAATGAAGCAGAAAACCATAATTTCATCAAACACTATGATCTCTGTGTATTCAAGGAATGGAGAAATTGATAAGGCTTTGGATCTTTTTGAACAAACCAGAGGTAAAAAGGATACTGTGACTTGGAACTCAATGATGTCAGGTTTTGTTCACAATTATCAACATGAAGAAGCTTTGAAACTATATCTTTCGATGCGAAAATCATCGGTTGATTGTACAAGATCAACATTCTCTgttctgtttcatgcttgttCATGTCTTGGATCACTTCTACTTGGACAATCACTTCATGGCCAGTTGAACAAGACCCCATTTGAATCCAATGTTTATGTCGGGACATCCCTTATCGATATGTACTCGAAATGTGGAAACCTCGCAGACGCTCAGAAATCGTTCATCTGCATCTCATCACCCAATGTAGCAGCTTGGACGGCTCTTATTAACGCGTATGCCCATCACGGCCTTGGCTCCGAGGCATTGTTGCAGTTTGAGAATATGTTAAAGACCGAAATCATCCCAAATGCTGCTACTTTTGTAGCTGTTATGTGTGCTTGCCGTTATGCTGGTTTAACCAAAGAAGGGATGAGAATTTACCATTCCATGAGGAAAGACTATGGACTAGTCCCAACTTTAGAACACTATGCTTGTGTAGTTGACCTGCTCGGGCGGTCTGGCCATCTACAAGAAGCCTCAGAGTTCATTGAAGAGATGCCTATTGAACCAGATGGTGTTATCTGGGGAGCTTTGCTTAATGCTTGTTGGTTTTGGATGGACATGAAACTCGGCGAGAGGGTCGCGGAGAAGATGTTTAGCCTAGAACCGAAACCGTTATACGCTTACATTATCTTGTCTAACATTTATGCTGTTCTAGGAAAATGGGAGGAGAAGATGAAAGTAAGGAAGAGACTAAGGTTAATCGAAGCGAAAAAGGGTCCCGGTTGTAGTTGGATTGAGTTAAACAGCAGAGTTCATGTATTCTCTGTTGAAGATAAAACTCATCCTCATTGTAATCTTATCCATGATACATTGGAGCATCTTACAGCAAATACAAACTCTTTGATGCAATTTGATTTTGTTTCTATGCCAACATAG
- the LOC115695862 gene encoding pentatricopeptide repeat-containing protein At5g11310, mitochondrial produces MFMILKRYSFIPLKHLLFEPNPKSKLFQFHFLQFSSSSDQSWLSIPGKPLIKWPQEILTPPATQLAQVPDSGTKVSENEFLTVSELFTNPDISSGPSLHAALDKTGIKLDSSLFQAVFEHFDSSPKLLYSLFLWAMKQPAFQPSAAIFNSIVNVLAKSREFDSAWSLILDQIEKKDELTLVTEDTFVIMIRRYARAGMHESAIRAFEFAITIVDSSSEMSLFEIVLDSLCKEGHVREASSYFDRKKKLDSSWIPSIRVYNILLNGWFRMRKLKHAERLWMEMKKENVRPTVVTYGTLVEGYCRMRRSERAIELLSEMKTEGIKPNAIVYNPIIDALGEAGMFKEALGMMERFSVLESGPTLSTYNSLVKGFCKAGDLVGASKILKMMIGRGFVPTPTTYNYFFKYFSKLGKIEEAMNLYTKMIESGYSPDRLTYHLLLKMLCEDGKLELAVQVIHEMRCRGFDMDLATSTMLIHLFCDLQKFEEASLEFENMIRRGIVPQYLTFQRLNDELKKREMTEMARKVRGLMSSVPHSMKLPDTYKKDGDESRSRRSSIIRKAEAMSAILKTCNDPRELVKYRGSSENVVGKANRLIENIKKKV; encoded by the coding sequence ATGTTCATGATACTCAAACGCTACAGTTTTATCCCACTAAAACATCTTCTCTTTGAACCAAATCCAAAATCCAAACTTTTTCAATTTCACTTCTTGCAATTCTCCTCCTCTTCTGATCAGTCATGGCTGTCCATACCTGGTAAGCCCTTGATCAAGTGGCCCCAAGAAATACTCACTCCACCAGCCACACAACTAGCCCAGGTTCCTGACTCAGGCACCAAGGTTTCTGAGAATGAGTTCCTCACTGTTTCTGAGCTCTTCACTAACCCTGACATTTCCTCTGGTCCTTCCCTCCATGCTGCATTGGACAAGACAGGGATCAAGCTCGATTCGAGTTTGTTTCAAGCTGTGTTCGAACATTTCGATTCGTCCCCTAAGTTGTTGTACTCACTGTTTCTTTGGGCGATGAAGCAACCTGCGTTTCAACCCTCTGCTGCGATCTTTAACTCGATTGTCAATGTGCTTGCGAAATCAAGGGAGTTTGACTCAGCCTGGTCTTTGATTCTTGATCAAATCGAGAAAAAGGACGAACTCACTTTAGTTACTGAAGATACATTTGTCATCATGATCAGGCGGTATGCTCGTGCAGGTATGCATGAATCTGCAATTCGAGCTTTTGAATTCGCGATTACAATTGTTGATTCAAGTTCAGAGATGAGTTTGTTTGAGATTGTGTTGGATTCTCTTTGTAAAGAAGGGCATGTTAGAGAAGCTTCAAGTTATTTTGATAGGAAAAAGAAGTTGGACTCGAGTTGGATTCCATCCATTCGAGTTTACAACATACTATTGAATGGTTGGTTCAGAATGAGGAAGCTCAAACACGCTGAGCGGCTCTGGATGGAGATGAAAAAGGAGAATGTGAGGCCTACTGTTGTAACATATGGTACATTGGTGGAAGGTTACTGTCGAATGCGTCGGTCTGAAAGGGCAATTGAGCTACTAAGTGAGATGAAAACAGAAGGAATTAAGCCTAATGCTATAGTTTATAATCCAATAATCGACGCTCTTGGGGAAGCCGGGATGTTCAAGGAGGCATTGGGGATGATGGAACGATTTTCGGTTCTAGAATCAGGACCAACTCTCTCAACATACAATTCTCTAGTGAAGGGTTTTTGCAAAGCAGGAGATCTTGTTGGGGCAAGTAAGATTCTTAAGATGATGATTGGTAGGGGATTTGTACCAACACCAACAACTTATAACTATTTCTTTAAGTACTTTTCGAAGTTGGGAAAGATTGAGGAAGCTATGAACTTGTATACGAAGATGATCGAATCGGGATATTCTCCCGATCGACTCACATATCATCTGTTGTTGAAGATGTTGTGTGAAGATGGGAAGCTTGAATTGGCAGTTCAAGTAATCCATGAAATGAGATGCAGGGGATTTGATATGGACTTAGCTACAAGCACAATGCTGATTcatttgttctgtgatttgcaAAAATTCGAAGAGGCGAGTTTGGAATTCGAGAATATGATCAGAAGAGGCATAGTTCCTCAGTATCTTACTTTCCAGAGATTGAATGATGAATTAAAGAAACGCGAAATGACTGAGATGGCACGAAAAGTGCGTGGTCTGATGTCGTCTGTTCCTCATTCTATGAAATTGCCGGATACTTACAAGAAAGACGGCGATGAATCTCGTTCGCGGAGATCCTCTATTATTCGAAAAGCTGAAGCAATGTCAGCTATATTGAAAACTTGTAATGATCCTAGAGAATTAGTTAAGTATAGAGGTTCATCTGAAAATGTTGTTGGAAAGGCGAATCGGTTGATAGAGAACATTAAGAAGAAAGTATAA